A part of Pararhizobium sp. A13 genomic DNA contains:
- a CDS encoding LysR substrate-binding domain-containing protein produces MEISQLRTLIHVAELGSLSKASDRLHIAQPALSRQIRLLEEELGTRLFDRHGRGMVVTEQGRDVLLHALRVMSELEEIRAVVLDEGAPLRGHVSIGMPPTASDILSEPLVSAFREAHPEATLRIVSAYSGYLLDWLHRGEIDAAILYDPKSARALRTQPLLEETLFLIGPPDSGLDQDTPVEFSALADYRLLIPSIGHGLRSILEKHAQEVNIALDVKVEADSYSTLKSLVSKGHGVTVLPLAPIHEDLTEGRLCAAPIVNPVPMRRLIMSYPTDRPVPRLARFAGQVIATSVATLVQQGIWSGRLPETALASP; encoded by the coding sequence ATGGAGATCTCCCAGCTTCGAACGCTCATCCACGTCGCCGAACTCGGCAGCCTGTCCAAGGCTTCCGACAGGCTGCATATCGCCCAGCCCGCTCTGAGCCGACAGATACGCCTGCTGGAAGAGGAGCTTGGCACGCGCCTGTTCGACCGGCATGGGCGGGGCATGGTCGTGACAGAACAGGGCCGGGATGTCTTGCTTCACGCACTGAGAGTGATGAGCGAGCTCGAGGAGATCCGCGCGGTCGTGCTCGACGAGGGCGCACCACTGCGCGGCCATGTCTCGATCGGCATGCCGCCGACCGCTTCAGATATCCTGTCGGAGCCGCTCGTTTCCGCTTTTCGCGAAGCGCACCCGGAAGCCACGCTGCGCATCGTCAGCGCCTATTCCGGCTATCTTCTCGACTGGCTGCATCGCGGCGAGATCGATGCGGCAATTCTCTATGATCCGAAATCGGCACGGGCTTTGCGCACGCAGCCCCTGCTGGAAGAGACGCTGTTTTTGATCGGACCGCCGGATTCCGGCCTCGACCAGGACACACCGGTCGAGTTTTCGGCCTTGGCCGATTATCGACTGCTGATACCGAGTATCGGCCATGGCTTGCGCTCCATCCTCGAAAAACATGCCCAGGAGGTGAACATCGCACTCGACGTGAAGGTCGAGGCCGACAGCTATTCGACGCTGAAGTCCCTCGTGAGCAAGGGGCACGGCGTCACGGTCCTGCCGCTCGCCCCAATTCACGAGGACCTGACAGAAGGAAGACTGTGTGCGGCCCCCATTGTGAACCCCGTGCCCATGCGGCGATTGATCATGTCCTATCCGACAGATCGGCCCGTACCGCGCCTCGCCCGGTTTGCCGGCCAGGTCATCGCAACCAGTGTGGCAACGCTCGTGCAACAAGGGATTTGGTCGGGCCGGCTCCCGGAGACGGCATTGGCATCGCCCTAG
- a CDS encoding SDR family oxidoreductase — MKLANRVAVITGGARGIGRACAERFLAEGAKVVIADVDATRLHETASAIGTPDKVLAVVTDVSKKDQVDALIVAAVQKFGRVDIMVNNAGIAMMQDFLDVTEEDYDKVLGVNLKGAFLGVQAAARQMIAQGEGGVIINMSSINSGLANPRVSTYAISKGGMNQVTGTAAVAFAPYGIRVVGVGPGTIMTEMVDGSFIDSEATRRAVLSRTPMGRCGTVEEIAAVTAFLASDDASYITGETIYPDGGRRVLNYIVPVKE, encoded by the coding sequence ATGAAACTCGCCAACAGGGTAGCAGTTATCACCGGCGGAGCACGAGGAATCGGGCGCGCCTGTGCCGAGCGTTTTCTGGCAGAAGGCGCGAAAGTGGTTATCGCAGATGTCGACGCCACCCGTTTACACGAAACGGCGTCCGCGATCGGCACGCCCGACAAGGTCCTCGCCGTCGTCACCGACGTCAGCAAGAAGGATCAGGTGGATGCGCTGATCGTCGCTGCCGTGCAGAAGTTCGGCCGTGTCGATATCATGGTCAACAACGCGGGCATCGCGATGATGCAGGACTTCCTCGATGTAACGGAAGAGGACTACGACAAGGTTCTGGGCGTCAATCTGAAGGGTGCCTTCCTTGGCGTTCAGGCGGCTGCCCGTCAGATGATTGCGCAGGGCGAGGGCGGCGTCATCATCAACATGTCCTCCATCAATTCCGGCCTCGCCAATCCGCGTGTTTCGACCTACGCCATCTCCAAGGGTGGCATGAACCAGGTCACCGGCACTGCCGCGGTTGCCTTTGCGCCCTACGGGATCCGCGTGGTCGGCGTCGGGCCTGGCACAATCATGACCGAAATGGTGGATGGTTCCTTTATCGATTCGGAAGCAACGCGGCGGGCAGTTCTCTCCCGTACTCCGATGGGCCGCTGCGGCACTGTCGAGGAAATCGCCGCCGTCACGGCCTTCCTGGCCAGCGATGACGCTTCCTACATCACCGGCGAGACGATCTACCCCGACGGCGGACGCCGTGTTCTCAACTACATCGTTCCGGTGAAGGAGTAA
- a CDS encoding helix-turn-helix domain-containing protein has translation MEGQTGDDYVRWLDGLWQERLLAARDRKPDLSVGILLWPTFPMMSLAGIVEPLRHAADFADNSRPLYCRWSIMGDPSRAAVASCGIRVQPDAPYINPTDFDYIAVIGGLLPHLRAAPSKHRDYLRVAASAGVPVIGVCTGAFVMAQEGLLSDHRASLHPFHAEDFRMAFPRIPFSMKSDFLVDKGRLTVPGGISILSLMTELIRNHCGPDRAAKVVHQLSLTDPMGMSAFDQERATTFRDIGDSRIQKAVVLIESRKGRMVTPEEVAKTVGLSPRQFGRLFLQHTAMTPKRFILETRLRYARFLVENSGLAMTQIAFETGFADSAHLATAFRARYGLAPSKLR, from the coding sequence GTGGAAGGCCAGACGGGCGACGACTATGTCCGTTGGCTGGATGGGCTGTGGCAGGAACGTCTGCTGGCCGCGCGCGATCGGAAACCCGATCTGTCTGTCGGCATTTTGTTGTGGCCGACATTCCCGATGATGTCACTCGCGGGCATTGTCGAGCCGCTACGCCACGCCGCCGACTTCGCCGACAACTCCCGCCCGCTTTATTGTCGTTGGTCGATCATGGGCGATCCCAGCCGGGCAGCCGTGGCGAGTTGCGGCATCCGCGTCCAGCCAGACGCGCCCTACATCAATCCGACGGACTTTGACTACATCGCTGTGATCGGCGGCCTGCTTCCTCATCTGCGTGCCGCACCGAGCAAGCATCGTGACTATCTGAGGGTCGCCGCCTCAGCCGGTGTCCCGGTGATTGGCGTGTGCACAGGCGCCTTCGTGATGGCCCAGGAGGGTCTGTTATCCGACCACCGGGCGTCTCTCCATCCATTCCATGCGGAAGATTTCCGGATGGCCTTTCCGCGCATTCCCTTCTCGATGAAAAGCGACTTCCTGGTCGATAAGGGACGCCTGACCGTCCCAGGCGGGATCTCCATCCTATCCTTGATGACAGAGCTTATTCGCAATCACTGCGGTCCTGATCGGGCAGCGAAGGTCGTCCACCAGCTTTCGCTGACAGATCCGATGGGAATGAGTGCCTTTGATCAGGAGAGGGCAACGACCTTTCGCGACATTGGGGACTCCAGGATCCAGAAGGCCGTGGTGCTCATCGAAAGCCGCAAGGGACGGATGGTGACACCTGAAGAGGTCGCCAAAACTGTCGGGCTCTCCCCCCGCCAGTTCGGGCGGCTATTCCTGCAACACACGGCCATGACACCGAAACGGTTCATTCTTGAAACGAGGCTGCGTTACGCACGCTTCCTAGTCGAGAACAGTGGGTTGGCCATGACCCAAATCGCTTTCGAAACCGGATTTGCCGACTCCGCCCATTTGGCTACGGCATTTCGGGCGCGATATGGGCTCGCACCAAGCAAGCTGAGGTGA
- a CDS encoding 5-oxoprolinase subunit PxpA, translating to MKAAIDLNSDLGEGFGPWRMGDDEAILNVVTSANIACGGHAGDPATMVETLAMARLKGVVVGAHPGFADREGFGRRLIPLTVTEVEQLVATQIGALMGAAALAGATIRYVKPHGALGNWAADNGPAAEAVVRATKALSRDLAILAISGTELEHAAREADLTVFSEIFADRGYLSTGRLVPRSHEEAMIHDPEAAASRLIEFLSTGLMPTVDGDPIPLEAHSICVHGDSDGAMAMARHIRSKLQAAGTAVRPFLQN from the coding sequence ATGAAGGCGGCGATTGATCTCAATTCCGATCTGGGCGAAGGGTTTGGCCCCTGGCGCATGGGCGACGACGAGGCGATCCTCAATGTTGTCACCAGTGCCAACATTGCCTGCGGAGGGCATGCCGGCGATCCGGCGACCATGGTCGAGACCTTGGCCATGGCGCGCCTGAAAGGCGTTGTCGTCGGAGCTCATCCGGGCTTTGCCGACCGGGAGGGGTTCGGCCGGCGCCTCATTCCGCTGACGGTGACGGAGGTCGAGCAGCTCGTGGCAACCCAGATAGGTGCGCTGATGGGAGCGGCGGCGCTGGCCGGCGCGACGATCCGCTATGTGAAGCCACATGGCGCGCTTGGTAACTGGGCGGCCGATAACGGTCCGGCCGCCGAGGCGGTCGTGAGGGCAACCAAGGCGCTATCACGGGATCTCGCGATCCTGGCGATTTCAGGAACCGAGCTGGAACATGCGGCTCGGGAGGCTGACCTCACCGTGTTCAGCGAAATATTTGCCGATCGCGGCTATCTGTCGACCGGCCGGCTCGTGCCGCGCAGTCATGAGGAGGCCATGATCCACGATCCCGAGGCCGCCGCATCCCGGCTCATCGAGTTTCTGTCGACCGGGCTGATGCCGACCGTCGACGGCGATCCGATCCCGCTGGAAGCGCATTCCATCTGCGTGCATGGCGATAGCGATGGCGCAATGGCCATGGCCCGCCATATCCGCAGCAAACTGCAGGCTGCTGGAACGGCTGTGCGTCCATTTTTGCAGAACTGA
- a CDS encoding acyl-CoA dehydrogenase family protein, with protein MSHAVDDYSDIREAVEKLCRRFPGEYWRALDREMAYPQAFVDALTEAGWLSILIPEEFGGAGLPLSAAAAVLEEIQRAGCNGGACHAQMYTMGTLLRHGSQTQKEKYLPAIAAGELRLQAFGVTEPTSGTDTGALKTTARLDGDHYVVRGQKIWTSRAEHSDLMLLLARTTALTEGMKKTDGLSVLLVDMREAKGSGLTIRPIRTMMNHATTEVFFDDLHVPADHLIGEEGKGFRYILSGMNAERILIAAECIGDAKWFIEKASNYAKDRSVFGRPIGQNQGIQFPIAKAYANMRAAELMVREALSLYEAGKNPGAEANMAKMLAADASNEAANACIQTHGGFGFAEEYDVERKFRETRLYQVAPISTNLILSYIAEHVLGMPRSY; from the coding sequence ATGAGCCACGCTGTCGACGACTATTCGGACATTCGCGAAGCCGTCGAAAAGCTCTGCCGACGTTTCCCCGGAGAATACTGGCGCGCGCTTGATAGGGAGATGGCATATCCCCAGGCCTTCGTCGACGCCTTGACGGAAGCCGGCTGGCTTTCGATCCTGATCCCCGAAGAGTTCGGCGGAGCGGGATTGCCGCTTTCGGCTGCGGCTGCGGTTCTGGAGGAGATCCAGCGCGCCGGCTGCAATGGCGGTGCGTGCCATGCCCAGATGTACACCATGGGAACGCTTCTGCGGCACGGCTCCCAGACGCAGAAGGAAAAGTATCTGCCTGCGATCGCCGCCGGCGAGCTGCGGCTACAGGCCTTCGGCGTCACCGAGCCAACGAGCGGCACCGACACTGGCGCGCTGAAGACCACCGCGCGGCTGGACGGAGACCACTATGTGGTCCGCGGCCAGAAGATCTGGACGAGCAGGGCGGAGCATTCCGACCTGATGCTGCTGCTTGCCCGGACGACTGCGCTTACCGAAGGCATGAAGAAGACCGATGGCCTCTCGGTGCTTTTGGTCGACATGCGCGAAGCCAAGGGCAGCGGCCTAACCATCCGCCCCATCCGAACGATGATGAACCACGCGACGACCGAGGTTTTCTTCGACGATCTTCACGTGCCGGCCGATCATCTGATCGGTGAGGAAGGCAAGGGTTTCCGCTATATCCTGTCGGGCATGAATGCCGAGCGCATCCTGATTGCAGCCGAATGCATCGGCGACGCCAAATGGTTCATCGAGAAGGCCTCCAACTACGCGAAAGATCGCAGCGTCTTCGGCCGCCCGATCGGACAGAACCAGGGCATCCAGTTCCCGATCGCCAAGGCCTATGCCAATATGCGCGCGGCAGAGCTCATGGTGCGCGAGGCGCTGAGCCTGTACGAGGCGGGCAAGAATCCAGGCGCCGAGGCCAACATGGCCAAGATGCTGGCCGCCGATGCCTCGAACGAGGCCGCCAATGCCTGCATCCAGACGCATGGGGGCTTCGGCTTCGCGGAGGAATACGATGTGGAGCGCAAGTTCCGCGAGACGCGCCTTTACCAGGTCGCACCCATTTCGACCAATCTGATCCTGTCCTACATCGCCGAACATGTGCTCGGCATGCCGCGTTCCTACTAG
- a CDS encoding thiamine pyrophosphate-dependent enzyme, which produces MTLPTMDRRDAVKKLLDARDDALVITGLGSPSYDVHAAGDRDDNYYLWGAMGGAALVALGVAQAQPEKRVMVITGDGEQLMAFGALATISVAKPKNLDVIVLDNQHFGETGMQSSHTGRGIAFDKVAAACSFSETAELRTLEEVDALTRRLREPADGPRLFVLKIAAENLPRSLPPRDAVYIKNRFRGHLGLGTC; this is translated from the coding sequence ATGACACTTCCGACAATGGATCGCCGCGATGCGGTGAAGAAGCTTCTCGATGCGCGCGATGACGCTCTGGTCATAACCGGTCTCGGCTCTCCGAGCTACGATGTGCATGCAGCCGGAGACCGCGACGATAATTATTATCTCTGGGGCGCCATGGGCGGTGCTGCCCTGGTTGCTCTCGGTGTTGCGCAGGCGCAGCCTGAAAAGCGGGTCATGGTGATTACCGGCGACGGCGAGCAGTTGATGGCCTTTGGAGCGCTCGCGACGATCTCGGTTGCCAAGCCGAAGAACCTTGATGTCATCGTGCTGGACAACCAGCATTTTGGCGAGACGGGAATGCAGTCGAGCCATACCGGCCGAGGCATCGCTTTCGACAAGGTGGCAGCCGCCTGCAGCTTTTCGGAAACGGCGGAATTGCGCACGCTCGAAGAGGTCGATGCGCTGACGCGGCGGTTGCGCGAGCCTGCCGACGGCCCGCGGCTCTTCGTGCTGAAGATCGCCGCTGAAAACCTGCCGCGTTCCCTACCGCCGCGTGATGCCGTGTATATCAAGAACCGCTTCCGCGGACATCTCGGCTTGGGAACCTGCTGA
- a CDS encoding biotin-dependent carboxyltransferase family protein, which yields MSEAVLSVHSAGPHVSIQDAGRFGFLRYGVPASGPMDRASFAAANIALGNQVNQPAVEISMGGLVLDCLTGSVTFAVAGGGFMLDLAGRKMGSWTIATLTEGQRLAIRPGHWGSWTYLAFAGELTAEKWLGSSSTHAMSGLGGGRLTAGTQLSVMEAAVRPEREGSIPCPVTARPKSELHVVLGPQDRFFSRKTIETFLASPYRLTDAYDRMGVRLQGAALKPDGLLNMPSEAIVRGSVQVAGDGVATVLLADHQTTGGYPKIATVLDVDLDAFAQLRPRDLVAFRQVTPAQALALTRMRAATAVRYLEAIAKPRGTLEQRLMSENLIGGVVDAHRSHDHASQGN from the coding sequence ATGAGCGAGGCTGTTCTGTCCGTCCATTCTGCAGGTCCGCACGTTTCCATCCAGGATGCAGGGCGGTTTGGTTTCCTGCGCTATGGCGTTCCCGCGTCGGGCCCGATGGACCGCGCCTCGTTCGCCGCTGCCAATATCGCGCTTGGCAATCAGGTCAACCAGCCCGCTGTCGAGATTTCCATGGGTGGGCTGGTGTTGGATTGCCTTACCGGCTCCGTCACCTTCGCCGTGGCCGGTGGCGGCTTCATGCTTGATCTTGCGGGGCGTAAAATGGGCTCCTGGACGATTGCGACTTTGACCGAAGGTCAGCGTCTGGCCATCCGTCCGGGACATTGGGGCAGTTGGACCTATCTGGCTTTTGCCGGTGAACTGACGGCCGAAAAGTGGCTTGGCAGTTCGTCCACCCATGCGATGTCCGGGCTCGGAGGCGGGCGACTGACCGCAGGAACTCAACTGAGCGTCATGGAGGCCGCGGTGCGACCGGAACGCGAGGGATCCATACCGTGCCCGGTTACTGCACGTCCAAAATCGGAGCTGCATGTCGTTCTCGGACCGCAGGACCGCTTCTTCTCGCGAAAGACGATCGAGACGTTTCTGGCGTCACCTTACCGCCTGACGGACGCCTATGACCGCATGGGTGTGCGCCTGCAGGGGGCGGCCCTGAAGCCGGACGGGCTGCTCAACATGCCGTCCGAAGCGATCGTCAGGGGCTCGGTGCAGGTAGCCGGTGACGGCGTTGCCACGGTGCTGCTCGCAGATCACCAGACCACGGGCGGCTATCCGAAGATCGCGACGGTCCTGGATGTCGACCTTGATGCCTTCGCCCAGTTGCGGCCCCGTGATCTCGTCGCCTTCCGACAGGTCACGCCGGCGCAGGCCCTTGCCCTGACCAGGATGCGGGCAGCAACCGCTGTGCGTTACCTGGAGGCGATCGCCAAGCCGCGTGGCACGCTGGAGCAAAGATTGATGAGCGAAAATCTGATCGGTGGCGTTGTCGATGCCCATCGTTCGCATGATCACGCCTCACAAGGGAATTAG
- a CDS encoding FAD-binding oxidoreductase, whose protein sequence is MAQSSESVVIIGGAIVGSSIAYFLREQGFAGSVTVVERDPSYQFSSTALSAASIRTQFGTPVNIHMSLFGAEFIRTIKDRFGAGADIGFVERGYLILGGPETVEVRRAGVEMQRLEGADVAALSPDEARKLYPWLNVEDIGVATTAWRNEGWFDAWSLLSLLRRAARARDVTYVEGHAEGIELDGDRVTGVRLSDGTVIAADWCVNAAGAASAAVVRKLGIELPVCARKRTVFSIKAPLERSNVPMLFDTSGAWIRPEGEGFICGIAPGEDNDPDADGDFEPAHELLEEFLWPALAHRIPVLEQLRVERAWAGHYEVNMLDHNGIIGPHDKIGNLVFATGFSGHGVMHAPATGRGVAEFITHGQYRTIDLSPLGFGRVRSGTPLHETVVY, encoded by the coding sequence ATGGCGCAGTCGTCCGAATCCGTGGTTATCATCGGTGGAGCGATCGTCGGCAGTTCGATCGCCTACTTTCTTCGGGAGCAGGGCTTTGCGGGCTCCGTGACTGTTGTCGAACGCGATCCGAGCTACCAGTTCTCCTCGACGGCGCTCTCGGCGGCGTCGATCCGGACGCAGTTCGGAACACCGGTTAATATCCATATGAGCCTGTTCGGGGCCGAATTCATTCGCACCATCAAGGACCGCTTCGGCGCTGGTGCGGATATCGGTTTTGTCGAGCGCGGCTATCTCATCCTGGGTGGGCCGGAGACGGTCGAGGTTCGTCGCGCCGGCGTGGAGATGCAGCGCCTCGAAGGCGCGGATGTGGCGGCACTTTCCCCGGATGAGGCACGAAAACTTTATCCGTGGCTGAATGTCGAGGACATCGGCGTCGCCACCACCGCCTGGCGTAACGAGGGATGGTTCGATGCCTGGTCGCTTCTTTCTCTGCTGCGACGTGCGGCCCGCGCGCGGGACGTGACCTATGTCGAAGGCCACGCCGAAGGGATCGAACTTGACGGCGACCGTGTCACCGGGGTCAGGCTTTCGGATGGAACCGTGATCGCGGCTGATTGGTGCGTCAATGCAGCCGGTGCCGCTTCAGCCGCCGTCGTGCGCAAACTCGGAATCGAGCTTCCGGTCTGCGCCCGCAAGCGCACCGTCTTCAGCATCAAGGCGCCGCTTGAAAGATCGAACGTTCCTATGCTCTTTGACACCTCCGGCGCCTGGATCCGGCCCGAGGGCGAGGGTTTCATCTGCGGTATTGCACCTGGCGAAGACAATGACCCGGATGCTGATGGCGATTTCGAGCCGGCGCATGAACTTCTGGAGGAGTTCCTCTGGCCAGCGCTGGCGCATAGAATTCCGGTTCTCGAACAGTTGCGCGTGGAGCGCGCCTGGGCGGGTCACTATGAGGTCAATATGCTGGATCACAACGGCATCATCGGGCCGCATGATAAGATCGGCAATCTGGTCTTCGCGACCGGTTTTTCCGGGCACGGCGTGATGCACGCGCCAGCGACCGGGCGCGGGGTTGCCGAGTTCATCACCCATGGCCAATACCGAACGATCGATTTGTCGCCTCTCGGTTTCGGGCGCGTCCGCTCGGGCACGCCGCTGCACGAGACGGTAGTCTATTAA
- a CDS encoding aldehyde dehydrogenase, producing MSAALVEFLNTVAGQSRSSSATFESYDPYTGKPWALIPRNSAAEVDAAVAAAKAAFRSNEWGGLNPTARGKLLVRLAELISANAERLAAIETRDNGKLITEMTAQLRYIPEWFRYFGGLADKIEGSVLPIDKPGMFAFTRHEPIGVIAAIVPWNSPLMLLTWKLAPLLAAGNTAVIKPSEHTSASTLEFVKLFAEAGFPAGVVNTVTGMPQDVGVPLVSHPDVAKIAFTGGEPGGIAVYRAAAEQLKTVTLELGGKSANIVFNDANIESAVNGAISGIFAASGQTCIAGSRLLVHRKVHDQVVERVVNLAATARIGNPALADTQVGPITTQAQREKVLGYLDIARGEGATCVLGGGKPAAQDLASGWFVEPSIFTGVDNSMRIAREEVFGPILSVIPFDDDEEAFAIANDSPYGLAAGLWTADMGRALRGAAAMEVGTVWINTYRAISYMAPFGGYKKSGIGRESGQEAIEAYLQTKTVWIDTLGATANPFVIR from the coding sequence ATGAGCGCGGCGCTTGTCGAGTTTCTGAATACGGTCGCGGGCCAGAGCCGTTCTTCGTCCGCGACATTCGAATCCTACGATCCATACACGGGCAAGCCTTGGGCACTCATTCCCCGGAACAGCGCAGCGGAGGTGGATGCCGCCGTGGCGGCCGCGAAGGCGGCCTTCCGGTCCAACGAATGGGGTGGATTGAACCCGACAGCGCGCGGAAAACTCCTCGTGCGTCTTGCCGAGCTGATCTCCGCCAACGCGGAACGCCTTGCAGCCATTGAAACCCGCGACAATGGCAAGCTGATCACCGAGATGACGGCGCAGTTGCGCTACATCCCCGAGTGGTTCCGCTATTTCGGCGGCTTGGCCGACAAGATCGAAGGCTCGGTTCTGCCGATCGACAAGCCCGGCATGTTTGCCTTCACCCGGCATGAGCCGATCGGCGTGATTGCGGCGATCGTGCCTTGGAATTCACCGCTGATGCTTCTGACCTGGAAGCTTGCGCCATTGCTTGCCGCCGGCAATACGGCCGTCATCAAGCCGTCGGAGCACACTTCCGCATCGACTTTGGAATTCGTGAAGCTCTTTGCTGAGGCGGGCTTCCCCGCGGGTGTTGTGAACACTGTGACCGGGATGCCGCAAGATGTCGGAGTGCCGCTGGTCTCCCACCCCGACGTCGCGAAGATTGCATTTACCGGTGGCGAACCGGGCGGGATAGCCGTCTATCGCGCCGCTGCCGAACAGCTGAAGACCGTCACCCTGGAACTGGGCGGCAAGTCTGCGAACATTGTCTTCAACGACGCCAATATAGAGAGCGCGGTCAACGGCGCGATTTCCGGCATTTTTGCCGCCAGCGGCCAAACCTGCATTGCCGGCTCCCGGCTTCTGGTGCATCGGAAGGTGCACGACCAGGTGGTGGAGCGGGTCGTGAACCTGGCGGCGACGGCCCGGATCGGCAATCCGGCTCTTGCCGATACCCAGGTGGGGCCGATCACCACGCAGGCCCAGCGCGAAAAGGTGTTGGGCTATCTCGATATTGCAAGAGGCGAGGGCGCCACGTGCGTGCTGGGAGGCGGGAAGCCTGCGGCACAAGACCTGGCCAGTGGCTGGTTCGTCGAACCCAGCATCTTCACCGGCGTGGACAATTCCATGCGGATTGCCCGCGAGGAGGTCTTCGGGCCGATCCTGAGCGTCATCCCCTTTGATGATGACGAAGAGGCTTTCGCGATCGCCAATGACAGTCCCTACGGGCTCGCGGCGGGCTTGTGGACCGCAGATATGGGGAGGGCACTGCGCGGCGCGGCGGCAATGGAAGTCGGCACGGTCTGGATCAACACCTACCGGGCCATCAGTTACATGGCCCCGTTCGGCGGGTACAAGAAGAGCGGCATCGGGCGCGAGAGCGGCCAGGAAGCGATTGAAGCCTATCTCCAGACGAAGACGGTCTGGATCGATACGCTCGGCGCGACGGCTAATCCTTTCGTGATACGGTAG
- a CDS encoding thiamine pyrophosphate-binding protein encodes MGAAAVISAQQGRTGRDLATEWPVELYETLKSAGVNHMSYVPDAGHSTLIRLFNEDQDVVANVLTTEEEGVAIAAGTWLGGKRSVILMQSSGVGNCINMLSLPVQARFPLLMLVTMRGEWAEFNPWQVPMGQATQAALEAIGVTVLRAETGEDLVEVVSQAATMAYDADQQIAVLIGQRLLGKKKW; translated from the coding sequence TTGGGTGCCGCTGCAGTCATTTCAGCACAACAAGGCAGAACGGGCAGAGATTTGGCGACGGAATGGCCAGTTGAGCTCTACGAGACGCTAAAGTCCGCTGGCGTCAACCACATGTCTTACGTTCCTGATGCTGGCCACTCCACACTGATCCGCCTCTTCAATGAAGATCAAGACGTTGTTGCCAACGTACTGACGACGGAAGAAGAGGGTGTCGCTATTGCCGCCGGGACATGGCTTGGCGGTAAGCGCAGCGTCATCCTGATGCAGTCCTCTGGTGTCGGGAATTGCATCAACATGCTCTCCCTGCCGGTACAGGCACGCTTTCCACTTCTGATGCTCGTGACGATGCGCGGCGAGTGGGCTGAATTCAATCCCTGGCAGGTGCCAATGGGGCAGGCCACCCAAGCAGCTCTTGAAGCGATCGGCGTGACGGTGCTGCGGGCAGAGACCGGTGAGGATCTAGTCGAGGTCGTCTCCCAAGCAGCAACAATGGCCTACGACGCGGACCAGCAGATTGCGGTTCTGATTGGCCAGCGCCTCCTGGGCAAGAAGAAATGGTGA
- a CDS encoding allophanate hydrolase subunit 1, with product MADHALLVEFGDVIDNHIHDRVLRLDMALISRPFEGFVEAVPAYASVLLRFDPLVTDHRTVQTKVAALIASCSDHVGAGSLREVAVCYDPEFAPDLAPIAEATGLAPEDVIQAHLSGDYSVFMYGFAPGYAYLAGVLGQIQMPRKDAAVRGIPAGSIIIAGPQCLVTTLTMPTGWWIIGRSPTKILDASSDERPFLFDVGDRVKFQRISRAQFDAGVGA from the coding sequence GTGGCAGACCATGCTCTGTTGGTGGAGTTTGGCGACGTCATTGACAATCACATCCACGACAGGGTGCTGCGGCTCGACATGGCGCTAATAAGCCGGCCTTTCGAGGGGTTCGTGGAGGCTGTGCCGGCCTATGCGAGCGTCCTCCTCCGCTTCGATCCGCTTGTGACGGATCATCGGACGGTCCAGACGAAGGTCGCCGCATTGATCGCCTCATGCTCCGACCATGTTGGGGCGGGTTCCCTGCGCGAGGTCGCCGTCTGCTACGATCCCGAGTTCGCTCCAGATCTCGCCCCTATCGCCGAGGCGACCGGTCTGGCACCCGAGGACGTCATTCAGGCCCATCTGAGCGGTGACTACAGCGTTTTCATGTATGGGTTCGCGCCGGGCTATGCCTATCTCGCTGGCGTTCTGGGACAAATTCAGATGCCGCGCAAGGACGCCGCCGTCCGTGGAATTCCGGCCGGCAGCATCATCATCGCCGGGCCGCAATGTCTCGTCACGACGCTCACCATGCCGACCGGCTGGTGGATTATCGGGCGGTCTCCCACCAAGATCCTCGATGCGTCGTCCGATGAGCGACCCTTCCTCTTCGATGTCGGCGATCGGGTGAAATTCCAGCGCATTTCGCGGGCGCAATTCGATGCGGGCGTCGGCGCATGA
- a CDS encoding VOC family protein, with protein sequence MANFDKLHHICIVVADVDKTQGWYESIGIGPWQEYPPLKEYTELDVPSREGFFNLKYRFCNLPNIQLQLCQPDDQPSPQRHFLDTKGDGVFHIGFEVPDANEAEASARAAGLSVLMRGRRDTGTGFNYYDTAEGGGVVLLTRATPKAAG encoded by the coding sequence ATGGCGAATTTCGACAAGCTGCATCACATCTGCATCGTCGTCGCCGATGTCGACAAGACTCAAGGATGGTATGAATCGATCGGTATCGGTCCGTGGCAGGAATATCCGCCCCTCAAGGAATACACCGAACTGGACGTTCCCAGCCGGGAAGGTTTCTTCAACCTCAAATACCGTTTCTGCAATCTGCCAAATATCCAGCTTCAACTCTGCCAACCGGACGACCAGCCGAGCCCGCAGCGCCACTTCCTGGATACCAAGGGTGATGGTGTCTTCCATATCGGCTTCGAGGTTCCTGACGCCAATGAGGCAGAGGCCAGCGCCAGGGCGGCGGGCCTTTCTGTTCTGATGCGTGGCCGGCGCGATACCGGAACGGGTTTCAATTACTACGACACGGCAGAGGGCGGCGGTGTCGTGCTGCTGACACGGGCAACGCCGAAGGCTGCAGGATAG